A genomic region of Pelodiscus sinensis isolate JC-2024 chromosome 1, ASM4963464v1, whole genome shotgun sequence contains the following coding sequences:
- the LOC102446388 gene encoding olfactory receptor 52P1-like, protein MEVFNLTSSDSPTFILMGIPGLQPAHIWISIPFTTCYIISLLGNFTVLFVVGKEQTLRKPMYLLICMLALTDIGTSTSVMPKALCIFWFNLKDITLGGCLTQMFFLHTVSIMHSAVLVTMAFDRYVAICNPLRYTTILSNVRIAMLGLMGLIRAVLFVLPLPFFLSRQPFCASRVIPHTYCEHIAVAKISCGDITMNRIYGLLIAFLVVGSDLTLIALSYGLIIRAVLRISSRKAHHKALNTCTAHICVMLISYPPGLLSTLTHRFGQGIAPQFHIILANLYFLLPPMLNPIIYGVKTKELRDKVGKYTCRICLPEVTHSKPA, encoded by the coding sequence ATGGAAGTTTTCAACCTCACCTCTTCCGACAGCCCCACATTCATCCtaatgggcatccctggcctgcaACCTGCCCACATCTGGATTTCCATCCCTTTCACTACGTGCTACATTATCAGCCTGTTGGGAAATTTCACAGTTCTCTTTGTGGTAGGCAAAGAGCAGACCCTACGCAAGCCGATGTACCTGCTGATCTGCATGCTGGCGCTCACCGACATCGGCACCTCTACCTCTGTGATGCCGAAGGCCCTgtgtatattttggttcaatttgaaAGACATTACTCTAGggggctgcctcacccagatgttcttccttCACACAGTTTCCATTATGCACTCGGCTGTGCTGGTGACCATGGCCTTTGATCGCTACGTTGCCATATGCAACCCTCTGAGATACACCACCATCCTCAGCAACGTACGGATCGCCATGCTAGGGCTCATGGGTTTGATAAGAGCTGTTCTCTTCGTTCTGCCCCTGCCCTTCTTCCTGAGCCGACAGCCTTTCTGTGCCAGCCGCGTTATCCCCCACACGTATTGCGAGCACATAGCTGTGGCAAAGATCTCATGTGGGGACATCACAATGAACAGGATATACGGCTTGTTGATAGCGTTTTTAGTCGTTGGGTCGGACTTGACGCTCATTGCTCTGTCCTATGGTTTGATCATCCGGGCCGTCCTCAGAATCTCCTCCAGGAAAGCTCACCACaaagccctcaacacctgcacCGCCCACATCTGTGTGATGCTGATATCGTATCCTCCTGGCCTCTTATCCACTCTGACACATCGGTTCGGTCAGGGGATCGCTCCCCAGTTTCACATCATCCTGGCCAATCtctatttcctcctcccccccatgctcaaccccatcatttaTGGGGTCAAAACCAAAGAGCTACGCGACAAAGTGGGCAAATACACCTGTAGAATATGCTTGCCTGAGGTCACTCATTCTAAACCTGCATGA
- the LOC112545260 gene encoding olfactory receptor 52N4-like: protein MAAFNLTPSGSSTFILTGIIGLETAHIWISIPFFVCYIIGLMGNVMLLLVVGKEETLHKPMYLLLCMLALTDIVTSSSIVPRALCIFWFNLKGISVDGCLTQMFFLHAVSVMQSAILVTMAFDRYVAICIPLRYTTILSNSRIAKLGIVGLVRAILFILPLPLLLNRLPFCDNHIIPHIYCDHMAVAKLSCGDITFNKTYGLVIAFVVIGLDLMLVVLSYGLIIRAILRLSSRNAYQKAVNTCTTHLCVMLMSCVLLLFSSMTHRFGQNTAPHIHIILATLYFLVPPMFNPIIYGVKTKELRDKVGKYMCRG from the coding sequence ATGGCAGCTTTCAACCTCACCCCCTCTGGCTCTTCAACATTCATTCTAACAGGCATTATTGGCCTGGAAACTGCCCACATTTGGATTTCCATCCCATTCTTTGTGTGCTACATTATTGGACTAATGGGAAATGTCATGCTTCTGTTAGTTGTAGGCAAAGAGGAGACCTTGCACAAGCCGAtgtacctgctgctctgcatgctggcgCTCACCGACATCGTCACTTCCTCGTCCATCGTGCCGAGGGCCCTgtgtatattttggttcaatttgaaAGGCATTTCTGTGGatggctgcctcacccagatgttctttcTTCATGCCGTGTCTGTGATGCAGTCAGCCATTCTTGTGACAATGGCCTTTGATCGCTACGTTGCCATATGTATCCCTCTGAGATACACCACCATCCTCAGCAACTCCCGAATAGCTAAgctagggattgtaggtttggtAAGAGCGATTCTCTTCATTCTGCCCCTACCCCTGCTCCTGAACAGGCTGCCGTTCTGTGACAACCACATTATCCCCCACATATATTGCGACCACATGGCTGTGGCGAAGCTGTCCTGTGGGGACATCACATTCAACAAGACGTACGGCTTGGTGATAGCATTTGTAGTTATTGGGTTAGATCTGATGCTCGTCGTCCTGTCCTACGGTCTGATCATCAGGGCCATCCTCAGACTCTCCTCTAGAAATGCCTACCAGAAAGCCGTCAACACCTGCACAACTCACTTGTGTGTGATGCTGATGTCCTGTGTTCTCTTGCTCTTCTCCTCAATGACACATCGGTTTGGTCAGAATACAGCTCCGCACATCCACATCATCCTGGCCACCCTCTACTTCCTTGTTCCCCCCATGTTCAACCCAATAATTTATGGggtcaaaaccaaagagcttcgtGACAAAGTGGGCAAATACATGTGTAGAGGGTGA
- the LOC102446627 gene encoding olfactory receptor 52P1-like, which produces MAALNLTSTDQSTFILMGIPGMEAAHIWFAIPFSAFYVMGLLGNFMVLFVVGKEQTLHKPMYLLLCMLAFTEISTSTSVVLKALFILWFNLKGISVSGCLTQMFFFHTGTVTHSAILVTMAFDRYMAICNPLRYATILTNAQIAKLGLVGLIRSSLLLLPLPLLLSRQPFCDKRIIPHTFCEHMAVAKMSCGDITVNRTYGLVLAFVVIGSDLTLIALSYGLIIRAVLRISSKKAHQKALNTCTAHLCVMLISYPSFLFSTLTHRFGQGIPLHVHIILANLYFLLVPVLNPVIYGVKSRELREKLGKYLSRMQPPEAFNVKLV; this is translated from the coding sequence ATGGCAGCTTTGAACCTCACCTCCACTGACCAGTCAACATTCATCTTAATGGGCATCCCTGGCATGGAAGCTGCCCACATTTGGTTTGCCATCCCTTTCTCTGCATTCTACGTTATGGGCCTCTTGGGAAATTTCATGGTTCTCTTTGTGGTAGGCaaagagcagaccctgcacaagcCGATGTACCTGCTACTGTGTATGCTGGCATTCACAGAGATCAGCACCTCTACTTCTGTTGTGCTGAAAGCACTGTTTATATTGTGGTTCAACTTGAAAGGCATTAGTGTGAGTGGCTgtctcacccagatgttcttcttTCACACAGGCACTGTGACGCATTCAGCCATCCTCGTGACAATGGCCTTTGATCGCTACATGGCCATATGTAACCCTTTGAGATACGCCACCATCCTCACCAATGCACAAATTGCTAAGCTGGGGCTAGTGGGTTTGATAAGATCTTCTCTCTtgcttctgcccctgcccctgcttctgAGCAGGCAGCCGTTCTGTGACAAGCGCATTATCCCCCACACGTTCTGTGAGCACATGGCTGTGGCAAAGATGTCGTGTGGGGACATCACAGTCAATAGGACATATGGCTTGGTGCTGGCATTTGTAGTCATCGGCTCAGACCTGACACTCATCGCTCTGTCCTACGGTCTGATCATCAGGGCCGTCCTTAGAATCTCCTCCAAGAaagcccaccagaaagccctcaacacctgcacTGCCCACCTCTGTGTGATGCTCATTTCTTatccttccttcctcttctccacGCTGACGCACCGGTTTGGTCAGGGAATTCCTCTTCATGTTCACATCATCTTGGCCAACCTCTATTTCCTTCTGGTCCCCGTGCTCAACCCTGTCATTTATGGAGTCAAAAGCAGAGAACTTCGTGAAAAACTGGGCAAATACCTCAGCAGAATGCAACCACCTGAAGCCTTTAACGTTAAACTTGTATGA